Genomic segment of Malus domestica chromosome 15, GDT2T_hap1:
aaaagcaggtgcctcttcgatttctgagatcggccctcgtggtctctgagcagcccagcttttgagaaagcaagcgccttttcgatttctgcgatcgaccttcgtggtctttgagcagcccagcttttgagaaagcaaacgcctcttcgattcctgagatcggccctcgtgatctctgagcagcccagcttttgagaaagcaaacgccttttcgatttctgagcaggcgcctcttcgatttctgaagctccatcgagtgcggatttttatagaggctggtattaagttccaaagcacacttgaatctccaccagtagaagctcccttcttgcatttctaagatcttgatttgtccgacttcttttctcttcaacacctttgaaaatgtctggcccctccgaccgtcgttttgacttgaaccttgttgaagaggcagccacgccttctccagacaacatatggcgcccatccttcgtatcccctactggtcctcttatcgttggggattccgtgatgaagaatgatatgaccgctgcggtggtggctaggaaccttctcactcccaaagataatagactactttctaaacggtctgatgagttggctgttaaggattctctggctctcagtgttcagtgtgcaggttctgtgtctaatatggcccaacgcctatttgctcgaacccgccaagttgaatcattggcggctgaagtgatgagtctcaaacaggagattagagggctcaagcatgagaataaacagttgcaccggctcgctcatgactatgctacaaacatgaagaggaagcttgaccagatgaaggaatctgatggtcagattttacatgatcatcagaggtttgtgggtttgttccaaaggcatttattgccttcgtcttctggggctgtaccgcgtaatgaagctccaaatgatcaacctccgatgcctcctccttctagggtgctgtccagtactgaggctccgaatgatccccctccggtgccttctctttctggggctctgccgactgctgagacttctcctaagcaacctttgtgaaggctccctcttgtttgtttattttgacttgtgtatatgtacatatttgtaacttcttagagatatcaataaataagctttgtttcatttcaacgtattgtgttaaatacaccaaagccttcttcactaagttctttgaatttttcttttgttgaagcttgtatgttgaagctttgtgagtggagcatgtaggttgaggtagtgttcccttaatttcccgggtggggaaaacttctcgattggagacttgaaaaatccaagtcattgagtcaggtcggctatatgaatcttagaacgccatgcTGGCTGAATTTTTGAGCCTTAGAACATGGGTTAATTAAATTCTCTCAAAAGTGAGTTAGAGagacagagggagagagagactagTACTGTAACAACTGGTGCTCATTTTATTAGGAACATGTGTCTTTAACTTACCAGCAGCTCCTGCTGCATACATCTTTGTATTTGTATGGTCTGGTTTTTGGCTTTTGGTTTTATCAAAATGGTAAACATGGGCAGTCTTAAATGGTGAGACATTTCCAGAACTCGTTGCGCATTTGGAACTCAAGTTGAACATGTGCACCTACAAATTATCTCTGtatatacatgtgtgtgtgtgtgtaaatgaaTTCATCTGCAAAGTTTGATAATTTTATACGAATTTTAAttctattatttttgtttataaaaatgTATGGTTGTCAATGAGTTTCAGTGCCACAAGGCGGCAAGCAACACCAAAAGATGTGACTGAGAGAAGTTTGCCCCCCGTTTTGGAGGCTTAGGGCAACTGGGCTTTTTCTGTTGGGCATGGGAGTTTGGTTTGTTGCTTTTTCTGTTGCTTTGTGTACATGACAAGCATAGAAAAAACGGTGAGACAAATGCGTGTTCATTTGGTCCCCTATTGACATCGACGAGATCCTAACATATTTCTGAATCATTAGCACTCCTGAGTGTGGTAGGAATATAAGGTTATATTTTGATGACACTCAAGTCTTTACGTATTTAGTTAGGAACTATCATTTCTTATACCACACTATTGAGTCTTAAACAAAAGGCTTCTAACAATTCCACTCACATGTGGACGCAATTTGTTATTAAACGATAATATATAAACATCCATTTGTAGACCGTTCAAGGACGAGAAATTGAAGTAGGATATTGATTTGGTGGTGGAGAATATAAGTATGAGATGAACAGTAAACTCAAACGTTTTATGTTCTCAAACGTTTGATACGGAGAATAACATGTACTCAACCTAACTTTAAACCTAACACCACCTTTTTATCTTAAGGCTTTGTATCCAATGGAGTAATTGCATATACGCGTGATTACTTTGCTTGGTACCGAAGAAGAAAAAGGCAAATCCACACCATTATTTGGATTTGGACCACCTTTTGGAAAAAAGAATTATATTTCACTTGCCAACCAAAAGATCTTTTGACCCCTTGTTCTTGAAAGatttaatattgtttttcaGTTAGCTGGATTCTATTGCACTTAAAAACGAAGATTTCGCCTTTATTCTTAATAGTCACTAAGTAACTAATTGAGGTTAAGAGTTGTATCAACTTTCAGCTTAAGCGTCTGTATTTGATTAATAGTTGATAATTATTAATCGAGTTAACAATTTAGTTACTTTTTACATCTTTACAAATCTTATTtccgtaattttttttaattgtttttgtattCGTAAAGCACAAAATGAAAGTTGTTAAAGAAAGACATGCTTAAATTTTTGGATTGTATGGTTTAGAAGAAGACTGAcgtatttgcatatatattagTCTGGTTGTATTTCTCTCCTTAAAACTAAAAGAGGCTGCATATTCAATCCTCCTTCAAACATTCATCAAACAAATTTGTTATGCAGTATGCACCATGGACGCCCATCGTCTATTAAACAAATACAGTCACTTTATTTTTTGACCAAGAATTGGATGTAcccaaaaagtttaccaaataaaGGACATCGCAATTTCTTTACCTTTTTGGTGCGACATGCAAAATAGTTTACTATAATAGAGAGTTAGATCCATTCAGtgtcttattttttttcatttaaattataatttcatttactataaaatttaaaagattGAAATGTCATTTCTTGACCCATTATTATTCTTAAAATAGCTTCTAGTATGCTATTTTCCCACACATTATAAttcctaaaaaaattgaaatgatattTCTCCAACAACGGAGTCTGATCTGCTAATAATCTATCAGCAACGAATGATCTCCTCCAAATGCTTTGCTGATCTATGATTATGCACTCCAATAAATATCATTAATATCCAATCATCATCAGTTGCTAACTTCTTACACTTTAATTGGAGGGGCGTCCATAATTTTTCGTTCCAAAATTCCTTCAATCATTATTCTTTATGTCTTTTTTGCAAATTTGTCTTACATATTATCCATTCTTGTTATTCTGTTTTAGTTCAGGATTAATTTATAATGGATGGAACACAAAATTGTCAAGTTTATAGAGGAAAGGGATCATAGCTAAATAATTAAGAGCAAAGGGTCATAGCTCAGTAATTAAAGCAAAGGGGTCATACTAGGTCTGAATTTTCTTTCTGCCAATATCGTTTGTATTTATAAAAAGAAGGTTACGGAAGCATGTATTATGCAACTCCAATTTTAGCTACTGTATATGCTATATTTACATTATAAAAGTTCGAAACATCCAATAACTTTTACTATATATAAAATAACATTCTTGTCTGCGTTAGTGACTATGAAACGAAACCTAATTGAAAGAATATGTTCCGTTAAGGTTGAGAGGAATACAAGAGAGTTGAGTGTGACAGATCCTTCCATCAAGAAAAACATTACAGATTTTTCTTTGGCCAATCCACTGTTCATGATAGTAAACTTCGAACAAACACATTCTCGAATTTTCCAAAGCTCATATATACAGAATGAATAAAACTATTTGAACATCTGATCAAACTATTTCTCTAAAAGGGGACCTCAACCTCTAGTTAATAATTAATAACCATTTTATAATCACTTTAGTTTTTTTGATACGgagagtgttgtaaacattcctagaataagtatgattgtgtaaatcctagattagatttgattctagttatcctttcctattacaacttgtattacttggaggagaatgaatatcttctctccctttactactataaataaaggcacaatgtaggagggataacaacacacacattcccctacaattctacaaacacacatctctctcatctctctccactgccgccggccctctctatattgtcagataaaaatagaccacaacagaGAGAACATATCACTTTAGTTTTTGTAATACGGAGAGAACATATGGTagaaaggagagggagaaagaataGAAAAGGGTGGgaggatgaaaaatacagagaaTGTATACTTTTAACTGCATTGAAAGATTTGAGAATcgaagagaaaaggaagaacaaaagagaaatgAAATCTCTTGTATattgaatacaatgaatgtCTCAAAGTTACAAATGAAAGTTACAGAAAAATTCAAGTTACAAAGCACTATAGCTggctattataaacttattaaCCATCCTATTGAGCTAGACCAATCTAATTCATTATAAATTAACCACTCACAAGTTAATGCTTGTCaatatgtacaaaataaaaacctgaaaaggagaatcatatatttttttagttttcacttATGTAAAATTCCATTGTGATTTATTGTTTTCCTCTGTCTTTCgatcttctttcttccttttatCTTTATGCCATTTGAATTCTGAATTAGAAAGACAAacaacacaaaaaacaaaactattATCAAACATATTTTAAACATTATTAGGAGTAACAGAATACTCGTATGAgtagtgtggatgcaaatttctttctccttgatcttggacaaaattgcacctacaaaacaattaacaccttagggtcaaggccaagagcctcacgcgtccacgatgaatagggggctttggccgaagaacctccgatgccaaaattagaatttagagagaaaagtgttcaGAGAGTATTGGGAATTTCGCAAGTGTGTTGGattgattttttggtgaaaatgggagcctatttatagggatagggtgtaacttatggtttaatgtgcgatttaattgattaattaggcaattaatccattaattggttaatcaacatatttttaaaataaatattttgggggttatgtaatttatatgggatgttttgaaggttatgaaataattacctcatgaaaaatataggataaggatggatgaaataactttaaatttgttacctattttggacacttttgatttggttgaaggatgattgcccgctgctcgcgcgtaggaatcccgttgTACCTCAAGAGTATTTTTGTTCTCTTTTATCTAAAAATCTACGtatcgccttgtgattattttttgttccACAAGTAGATACTAAACTAGTACATAGAGATAGAGAAAGGGTTCCCATGGTGTACATTTCGAGGGAAGCAAGGGTAGGCCAAGCCGCCCCAATGGGGTTGCTAGCAACCATGCATGCCTCTTGAACACTGTTTTCCCTAATTGACTTGTGAGTTGTTCTTTGCCCCCACATATCACATGGCCTTGTTTGCTCACAAAACCAGTTCCCTAATTCACTCcctcctcattttttttttttttttttttttgaaaaacacTCCCTCCTCATTTAAATACCTCCCTAGCCCTCCAATCTCCCCCATCAAATCATCTTACACACTTCCCctcatctctcatctctctctctataccCTCAACCCATTACACAATACTATTCAAACCTTTTACACAAACACAACAATGGCTATCAGCAAAAAATCAAACAAGCTACCTCAAACAGCAGCTTTAAAGCAAATTCTGAAGAGATGCTCAAGCTTTGGGAAGAAAAATGTGTACAACAATGAATGTGGTCTTCCGGACGATGTGCCAAAGGGGCATTTTGCAGTGTATGTCGGTGAAAACAGAAGCAGATATATTATCCCAATTACATGGCTGGGGCATCCAGAGTTCCAAACTCTTCTCCAAAGAGCTGAGGAGGAGTTTGGATTTAACCACGACATGGGTTTAACTATTCCTTGCGAAGAAGTCGTTTTTCGCTCTCTAATCTACCAAATATATTGATTTCTTGATCGTCGTCTGGGTGATAAAGAAAAGGaagggtttttcttttttgggtttcTGCAGAATGTGCAACAGAAATGAAGCTTATTGCTAGCTGCGTCATTCTTTTTTCACGCTTTCTGCAAACCTTGATTAATTTGTAATATAAATTGATGTATATGTCGTCGAAACTTGGTGGCTCTAATTGACAGTGATTTATTAACGTTAGTGATTGTATATTGATGATGCTTATGATCATATGTAAGGAGTTATTCTTCAGTGAGACATTTAATGAAGGACTTCAAGGGGAGCTCTAAATCTCCCTttttaatctctctctctctctctctctctctctctctctctcaatctatTCTGTCTCGTTTTGACTTCTATCTTTAGGTTTAGACACCTTAATTATCTTGCATTAGTATGAAAAGTTGGAGTTCATGCAATAAACACTATGAAAAGTTGACTGATATCCTTCACgtgaaatgctaaggagactcgcTCAAAAAGCAAGTCTCCCAGACTCACTAGCCACATACGAATTGGCTTAACAAAGAAATTGTAACACGAGTCTACcattaaataatgaaataaaaaaaaaaactgcaacaATAACTATGAGTTTTGAAGAAACCAAAACGTCAATCTGACTTCCAGACAAGCCCGACGAGCTGTGAGGGCCACCTTGAATTATAATTTTTACCGAGTAGCGGGTAGAATCTTTTGCAAACGAATACGCGAAGGGCGACAGTCTTGTTACAATATAGTAAGTTATTCTTAGTGGATGTCTTGAAATTATCCATCGTCATTATTCATTTTTGACTCTCTACCTTCACATTTAATGGGTTTATTAACAGAAATGCCACATGGCATTATTCTAGTGGTTAAGTTTGTTAATATAAGTAGAAGAGTATTATTGTAATTGGGATATATGGTTATATAAAGGATTGTATAGCTATCATTTCCTTAAGTTTAgttgtatacattttctctaatcaatcaatacaatctctcttgttttctctctaccaattctttctcttcctctgtACCAATCTTCATCTTTTGCAATGTATTTAACATGTTATCAGAGCCACCAA
This window contains:
- the LOC103436135 gene encoding auxin-responsive protein SAUR50-like; this encodes MAISKKSNKLPQTAALKQILKRCSSFGKKNVYNNECGLPDDVPKGHFAVYVGENRSRYIIPITWLGHPEFQTLLQRAEEEFGFNHDMGLTIPCEEVVFRSLIYQIY